Proteins encoded in a region of the Globicephala melas chromosome 1, mGloMel1.2, whole genome shotgun sequence genome:
- the PCP4L1 gene encoding Purkinje cell protein 4-like protein 1 isoform X2, which produces MSELNTKTSPATNQAAGPEEKGRAGNAKKAEEEEEIDIDLTAPETEKAALAIQGKFRRFQKKKKDSSS; this is translated from the exons cttaACACCAAAACATCCCCAGCAACCAACCAGGCAGCTGGCCCAGAGGAAAAGG GGAGAGCTGGCAATGCCAAGAaggctgaggaggaggaggagattgaCATTGATCTGACGGCACCAGAAACAGAGAAGGCTGCCCTTGCTATTCAGGGCAAGTTCCGGcgattccagaaaaagaaaaaggattccaGTTCCTGA